A section of the Aminiphilus circumscriptus DSM 16581 genome encodes:
- a CDS encoding M20 metallopeptidase family protein, giving the protein MSVSENIMRLAREHDFRIREDRRVIHRRPGVGMEVEETASFVAKTLEEIGLDVRRGVGGTGVVALLEGREAGPVVGLRADMDALQIQEQTGLPFASEIPGIMHACGHDAHTAMLLGAARVLSALKGTIRGAVKFVFQPAEECAPTGGAPAMIADGVLENPTVDAMVALHVWPDLPTGKVGIKTGPIMGASDRLDLIVRGRSAHGSTPEQGVDAVVVAAQVITALQTVVSRSVNATEAVVLTFGTVHGGYRYNVLADEVRLEGTLRTLNPNIRDVLPGKIDALARGICRGMGGDCEMHYERGYAPTINHPETVSVVRESIANILGERGILEIEKPTLGGEDFSFFASRVPSVFLWLGCRPEGIAPEDFPPLHNPRFTPDESCFSIGAAVLAQAAWDLLKKLGGGISA; this is encoded by the coding sequence ATGTCCGTCAGTGAAAACATTATGCGCCTGGCCCGAGAACATGATTTCCGCATCCGCGAAGACCGAAGAGTCATTCACCGCCGTCCCGGTGTCGGCATGGAAGTGGAGGAGACCGCCTCCTTCGTCGCGAAAACATTGGAGGAGATAGGTCTCGACGTGCGCAGGGGCGTCGGAGGGACCGGAGTCGTCGCCCTTCTCGAAGGACGTGAGGCAGGCCCCGTCGTCGGCCTCAGAGCCGACATGGACGCCTTGCAGATCCAGGAACAGACGGGACTTCCCTTCGCCTCCGAGATCCCGGGAATCATGCATGCCTGCGGTCACGATGCGCACACGGCGATGCTTCTCGGAGCGGCTCGGGTCCTTTCGGCGCTGAAGGGAACGATCCGCGGCGCGGTCAAATTCGTCTTCCAACCCGCCGAAGAGTGCGCACCCACCGGAGGGGCTCCGGCGATGATCGCCGACGGCGTTCTGGAAAATCCCACGGTGGATGCCATGGTCGCCCTTCATGTCTGGCCCGATCTTCCCACAGGGAAAGTGGGTATCAAGACCGGCCCCATCATGGGCGCCTCGGACCGCCTCGACCTGATCGTCCGTGGACGCAGCGCCCACGGCTCCACCCCGGAGCAGGGAGTGGACGCCGTCGTCGTTGCCGCTCAGGTGATCACGGCGCTGCAGACCGTGGTCTCCCGCTCCGTGAACGCCACGGAGGCAGTCGTTTTGACCTTCGGGACCGTCCACGGAGGCTACCGGTACAACGTTCTGGCCGACGAGGTTCGGCTCGAAGGAACCCTCCGCACTCTGAACCCAAACATCCGGGATGTTCTTCCGGGGAAAATAGACGCTCTCGCACGAGGGATCTGCCGGGGAATGGGAGGTGACTGCGAAATGCATTACGAAAGAGGATACGCCCCCACGATCAATCATCCCGAAACAGTCTCCGTCGTCCGGGAAAGTATCGCGAACATTCTCGGAGAGAGGGGCATTCTGGAGATCGAAAAACCCACCCTTGGAGGAGAGGACTTTTCCTTCTTCGCTTCCAGGGTTCCTTCCGTCTTTCTCTGGCTGGGATGCCGCCCCGAGGGAATCGCACCGGAGGACTTCCCGCCTCTGCACAATCCGCGTTTCACCCCCGACGAAAGCTGTTTTTCCATCGGGGCTGCCGTCCTCGCCCAGGCGGCATGGGATCTTCTGAAAAAGCTCGGAGGAGGCATATCCGCATGA
- a CDS encoding amidohydrolase: MKSRPTDFREELIRLRRELHRHAEKGWEEFWTSAFVASKLDALGFTVLLGEDVIAPEAAMGRPSPEELEKARTRALGWGASPSLLEKIGLFTGVVGILKADCPGPVTAFRFDMDAVEVGESRDPEHRPLREGFAALDEGVAHACGHDGHTAIGLVLARWISENRRLLRGTFKLLFQPAEEGVRGGKSMTEKGLLDDVDVLLGLHLGVGMPSGTVGAGCSDFLCTTKIDAVFTGVAAHAGGAPNEGRNALLAAASAVLGLHAIAPHRDGASRINVGVLQGGTGRNVIPPRAELKLETRGATAEIDGYVRTRAMDILRGAAISQGVELETRLAGGAVSAASDSELVDLVAAKALGIEGIRRIEREGHISGSEDISWMMQRVHERGGRSCYFILGADTTAGHHNERFDFDEEVLGPGVALLKELTLDIAGR, from the coding sequence ATGAAAAGTCGCCCGACGGACTTTCGCGAAGAACTCATCCGCCTCCGGCGCGAACTGCACCGCCACGCCGAAAAGGGGTGGGAGGAGTTCTGGACCAGCGCCTTCGTCGCCTCGAAGCTCGACGCGCTGGGGTTCACGGTTCTTCTGGGCGAGGACGTGATCGCACCCGAGGCCGCCATGGGGCGCCCCTCTCCGGAAGAACTCGAGAAGGCCCGGACGCGGGCTCTGGGATGGGGGGCTTCTCCCTCTCTTCTGGAAAAAATTGGGCTTTTTACCGGCGTTGTGGGAATTCTGAAGGCGGATTGTCCCGGTCCCGTGACGGCTTTCCGGTTCGACATGGACGCCGTCGAAGTGGGCGAGAGCAGAGACCCGGAGCATCGCCCACTTCGGGAGGGCTTTGCAGCCCTCGACGAGGGCGTTGCCCACGCCTGCGGCCACGACGGCCATACCGCCATCGGGCTCGTCCTGGCCCGATGGATCAGCGAAAATCGACGACTCCTCCGGGGGACTTTCAAACTCCTTTTTCAGCCCGCCGAAGAAGGAGTCCGCGGCGGAAAATCCATGACCGAAAAGGGGCTTCTCGATGACGTGGATGTCCTTCTGGGCCTTCATCTCGGAGTGGGCATGCCCTCGGGGACAGTCGGAGCCGGATGCAGCGATTTTCTCTGCACCACCAAGATCGACGCCGTCTTCACGGGAGTCGCCGCACACGCGGGAGGCGCTCCCAACGAGGGACGAAACGCACTGCTCGCCGCAGCGTCGGCGGTCCTCGGGCTTCACGCCATTGCCCCGCACCGCGACGGCGCCAGCAGAATCAATGTCGGTGTTCTTCAGGGAGGAACAGGACGCAATGTGATCCCCCCCAGGGCGGAGCTGAAACTGGAGACCCGCGGCGCGACCGCGGAGATCGACGGCTACGTTCGGACCCGGGCTATGGACATCCTGAGAGGTGCGGCCATCAGCCAGGGAGTGGAGCTGGAAACCCGTCTGGCGGGAGGAGCGGTCAGCGCCGCAAGCGATTCGGAACTCGTCGATCTCGTTGCGGCAAAAGCCCTTGGCATCGAGGGCATCCGCCGGATTGAGCGGGAGGGCCACATTTCGGGGAGCGAGGACATCTCCTGGATGATGCAAAGGGTGCACGAGAGAGGAGGACGTTCCTGCTATTTCATTCTCGGCGCCGACACGACGGCGGGCCACCACAACGAGCGTTTTGACTTCGACGAGGAGGTCCTCGGTCCCGGCGTGGCTCTTTTAAAGGAGTTGACCCTCGACATAGCGGGGCGCTGA
- a CDS encoding AbgT family transporter encodes MSKNTDSNRTPQGGAFGRFIRGIEVVGNKLPHPFWLFVLLALTVVVLSAFLAASGTSVTYMAASQKVGELPKEVTVPVKNLLSYEAMRPFFADFVKTYISFAPLGLIMVMMLGIGLVEQTGFISALMRKTILGAPPYMVTAVLALVGINANLASDAGIIFTPAIGGAVFKALGRNPAVGIIAGFAAACGGFTANFFVAGTDALLAGITESAAKGMNIVAPTHPLINWFFLFASTITVTLVTTVVTEKFIVPMLGDEGASRDSSALAEHVVTNEEKRGLRWSLWAGLGTIVLLLVLTVPQGAFFRADDGSLLPRSPLLSSVVPILFFLFFFVGIAYGFGSGTLKTASDVPKLMQNGLQGSLSFLVIALPASMFIQLFNTSNLTTILAVKGAEALEALNLGGIPLLLLFILLCGTLNLFMISGSAKWLILAPIFVPMFSMVGFSPALTQVAYRIGDSSTNIISPLSYYIPVVIGLLEQYRREGDAPVGIGTVLSLELPYSLAFLVCFSLQLILWYVLNLPLGPGAGMFM; translated from the coding sequence ATGTCCAAGAACACGGATTCGAACAGGACCCCACAAGGTGGGGCCTTCGGGCGCTTCATCCGCGGCATCGAAGTGGTGGGAAACAAGCTGCCCCATCCCTTCTGGCTCTTTGTCCTTCTCGCCCTGACGGTGGTCGTTCTTTCGGCCTTTCTCGCCGCGTCAGGCACGTCCGTCACGTACATGGCTGCTTCGCAAAAGGTTGGGGAACTTCCCAAGGAAGTGACGGTCCCCGTCAAAAACCTCCTGAGCTACGAAGCCATGAGACCCTTTTTCGCCGACTTCGTCAAAACCTACATTTCCTTCGCACCCCTCGGACTGATCATGGTCATGATGCTCGGCATCGGCCTGGTGGAGCAGACGGGTTTCATCTCCGCCCTGATGCGGAAGACCATCCTGGGAGCGCCTCCGTACATGGTGACCGCCGTTCTCGCCCTGGTGGGCATCAACGCCAACCTCGCCTCCGACGCGGGCATCATCTTCACCCCCGCCATCGGCGGAGCGGTCTTCAAAGCCCTGGGGCGCAATCCCGCCGTGGGGATCATCGCGGGATTCGCCGCGGCCTGCGGAGGATTCACGGCCAACTTCTTCGTCGCGGGAACGGACGCCCTTTTGGCGGGGATCACCGAATCGGCCGCCAAGGGAATGAACATTGTGGCCCCCACCCATCCCCTCATCAACTGGTTCTTCCTCTTCGCCTCCACCATAACGGTCACCCTGGTCACAACCGTCGTGACCGAAAAGTTCATCGTTCCCATGTTGGGAGACGAAGGCGCATCCCGAGATTCTTCCGCGCTCGCAGAACATGTCGTCACCAATGAGGAGAAAAGAGGACTCCGCTGGTCCCTCTGGGCAGGGCTGGGAACAATCGTCCTCCTTCTTGTTCTGACCGTTCCTCAAGGGGCCTTTTTCCGCGCCGACGATGGAAGCCTTTTGCCCAGGTCGCCACTCCTTTCCAGCGTGGTGCCCATCCTTTTCTTCCTCTTCTTCTTCGTCGGCATCGCCTACGGCTTCGGATCCGGAACGCTCAAAACCGCCTCGGACGTTCCCAAGCTGATGCAGAACGGGCTTCAGGGAAGTCTCAGCTTCCTGGTCATCGCCCTTCCCGCGTCCATGTTCATCCAGCTCTTCAACACCAGCAACCTCACCACCATCCTGGCCGTCAAGGGAGCGGAGGCTCTCGAAGCCCTCAATCTGGGCGGAATCCCCCTGCTGCTCCTCTTCATCCTCCTCTGCGGCACGCTGAACCTTTTCATGATCAGCGGTTCCGCCAAGTGGTTGATTCTCGCTCCCATCTTCGTCCCCATGTTTTCCATGGTGGGCTTTTCTCCTGCCCTCACCCAGGTCGCCTACCGGATAGGGGACTCGAGCACGAACATCATCTCCCCCCTTTCCTATTACATTCCGGTCGTCATCGGCCTTCTGGAACAGTACCGGCGGGAGGGCGACGCCCCGGTCGGAATAGGAACCGTCCTCTCTCTGGAACTCCCCTATTCTTTGGCGTTCCTGGTCTGTTTCTCTCTTCAGCTCATTCTCTGGTACGTGTTGAATCTTCCCTTGGGACCCGGTGCGGGAATGTTCATGTAA